The Cygnus atratus isolate AKBS03 ecotype Queensland, Australia chromosome 21, CAtr_DNAZoo_HiC_assembly, whole genome shotgun sequence sequence agcactgcatgggctgctgcagggaaagttaactccatcccagccagacccagcacagtcCCTCACCCAGCTGGCAGGTGCCGGCAGTCACTTCATTCACCGGTTCTCCAGTGACGGGGCCGTGAAAGCCCTGGCACAGAAGCACGGGTCAGCCAACCGGAAGCGTGATGCACAGCGAAGGACCCGGCTGGAAGCCCTCCCGGTCACGCGTGCAGCTTCTGCCCCTTGCCCACGGAGCTGGAGAAAGGTTTCGTGCGCACGAGCGCGCGCTGGGCAccgcgccccgcccccgccgcctcctcgcACGCGCGGCCAGCCCCGCGCTCCCGCCGCGGGACCGGCCGCGGGGAGCCGCAGGGGCGTGGCCGCGTGGCCGGGCCTCGTGCCTCCACTCCCGCCGGCGGGGAcgcggccggggccgcccgACGGCCTCTTTGGGGCCCGGTTTCCCTGGCACCGCCGCGCTCGGCCCGGGCCGCGGCACCAGGCTCGGACCTGCCCGGGGCGGCGCTGAGCGCCTGAGGGACGCTTCCCCTCGGGCTGCGGCGCCCGCAGGGCCGTGCGTGCTTCGCGCTTTGTCGCGTACTTGCGCGCTGGCTCGGCACACCGACTTCTCTCCGCCGCGACCGTTTCGAGCCGTTTCCGGGCTCGGTTGCAATGcgtcccctctgcctcccagggCCGTCCCTACCGCATCCCTCGGGCCGGGACGTGCCCAGCGACCGGTTCGCGGCGAGGACGGGCCGGACCTCCGGGCCCACCGCGGGGTTTCCGCGCGGGACTCACCGGGAAGccccggcggggggcggcgggcgctgcCCGGCAGAGTCGGGGGTCGCGCCGGCAGGCCGGAAACCCCCGCCGCCCGGGGtttccccgccgcccccgggctGACGCAGCCGAGcccgccgggggctgcccctAAGGGccggcgcccgccgccccgcgcgcACTCCAGCCGTCCGCGCCGCCGCGCACCGACCCCATGGGAGCCGCAGCAGCGCGGCCGCCGCAGGCCAGCCGCGCGCGGGCGCTTCTGCCGGCAGCGCTGCTGGCGCTGGCGCTGAGCCCGGGTCCCGCGGCCGCCGCGCCCTGCGGCGCCGACTGCCCGGCGGGTGAGGGCgagggccgggccgcgccgcgggGTGCCGGGCGCGGCCCCTCTGCAGCGTCTGTCTGTCTCGGCCTGCAGGTACCTTCGTGGTGAGCGCGGGCTGCGGGCGGGGCGCGGACTGCCGGCAGTGCCCGCCCGACACCTTCTCCAGCGCCGCGGGACTCAGCGGCTGCACCCTGTGCCGCAAGTGCGAAGGTACCGGGAGGCGGTGGGGTCCGGACGGGGCGGCGAGGTTTAACCTCCGCCTggattgggggaaaaaaaaaaaaggaaagacgACATTTGTCATGTCGTTGTAAGTGGAGATGTTACCAGTGAAGTAAGATGATGCATCTCGCTGAACTGACCAGCTTTAATTTCTATAAGAGTAAAGGTCCCAGGCCTTTGCTGCACTagtttttgtgtatttgttttttttgtgtaacATCAGGTTCGTTTGCACCTTCCAGGAAGATTCAGGTATTTAAAAGCGTGCTCACCGAAAAGCGATGCCGAGTGTACCTGCAAGGAGGGGTACCGATGCAGTGGCGACGGCTGCTCCCGGTGTGACAGAAGCTGTGGCGTGGGTGAGGAGAGCGCTGGGAGCGGTAAGATTGCCTTCCCTGCTAGCTTAATGCGTTTGCATCCCCGGCACCTTACACAGCACGGCCTCTTGCACATCTCTGAAAGAATTACAGCAAGAACATCCTAAGATAAAAGCTGCTGGTGCTGTTCAGCAGTTTGCATGCTGCGTGGAGTGAGCGCAGTAGCAGACAAGCCCACTGAAATCATGCACCAGTTGGTTCCCTTGGCATGACGCTTATTTTGTTGCCAGCATGTAGGAAACTGTATCCAAGTACTGTACTAGTACATAGCTCACAGGGATGGGCACAGGGAAGGACTTGCCATGAATGCTTGGAGCGACATAATAAGATAAAGAGAATAGTAATTCTGTGAACGTAGATCATAGTTACTCtaagctgttaaaaataatgtttcacgTGTTGTTCTGTATGCTCATCTTGTAAAAACATACCTGTCCTTGTCTGTTGAAGGTTGCCAGACTTGCCACTATGGAACGTTTAATGATCAGCCAAATGGCTCCTGTAAAAACTGGACAAAGTAAgtaagctaaaaataaatgctgtagCTTGACTGGACTTCtctccatgattttttttcctttttttttttttttcccctttaaatgTCTTTCAGGTGTTCAGCAAACCAGGTTGTGGAGCCTGGAACTGCAGCAAAAGATGTGGTTTGCAAACATACTTCAGATAATCCCACTTTAGCCACTATTCTATCTACCACTTCTCCTGGGATTCCACTTTTTGTCACTGTGCCAGGTGAGTCACTGTGTAATATTGCTTAGGGAGCTGAGGAATTATGACCAACATACTATAGCTTTTTCACTTACTGTTTAAAGCAGGAGTCCTTTCTCATACCCATTTTTCAAGACTAATCTAGAAGCAACCATGTTGAAATAGAGACAAGGAAGTCAACTAATTCAAGTGCAGTAGAATTTTGCTCTGTAGCATTTCTTAAAGAATGTTGTTTGCTTCCTAGGGAAGAATATCCAGATGGACATTATCAGAATTTCTCTTGCTGTAGCTGGGCTGTTGTGCATAGTATTTCTGCTACCTTCATGTGTATGCTTCAGCAtctggcagaaaaagaaactacatGCTGTCTTCAAGAAAAGTAAGATAGATACGCTCCTcaatttcatttatctttttgaaACTAGGCAGAAATCAGGAATCCACGTTTTTGAAGTCTCTTTAAAAGttgcagataatttttttttcttctagaagtTTGAAATAgtaactgaaaggaaaattaattttatttttattacaaacatACTCTTAATTATCAGTGGTTGTTTTAGCAGTATTACAGGCTAACTGCAAGCATATCCATAGAAGTGAAGTATCCACGCAGGTGGAAAAGCTTAACTGAGCTTTAATGATCTAATTTAAAGGTCAGTTCTATCACTTCCAAGTACCATCCTTGGCATGCACCGCAATAGCACCTTCCATTTCTGTCTGCTCAGAAACACTATCAGTGGCCTGGAGTCAGTATCTCTGAAGTTTGGCTTCAGTAAAAGTGGGGTTATCAGTCAGAATttttaaggttggaagggacctctgaaggtcagcTGGTCCAGCTCAGAGATACTCAGAGCAGGTTGCCTAGGACCAtc is a genomic window containing:
- the TNFRSF9 gene encoding tumor necrosis factor receptor superfamily member 9, whose protein sequence is MGAAAARPPQASRARALLPAALLALALSPGPAAAAPCGADCPAGTFVVSAGCGRGADCRQCPPDTFSSAAGLSGCTLCRKCEGRFRYLKACSPKSDAECTCKEGYRCSGDGCSRCDRSCGVGEESAGSGCQTCHYGTFNDQPNGSCKNWTKCSANQVVEPGTAAKDVVCKHTSDNPTLATILSTTSPGIPLFVTVPGKNIQMDIIRISLAVAGLLCIVFLLPSCVCFSIWQKKKLHAVFKKMHTTPEQSVQEDACSCRFPEEEQGEYQDCGKSTEFRDLLEN